A genomic segment from Tuwongella immobilis encodes:
- a CDS encoding SDR family NAD(P)-dependent oxidoreductase — protein MQVRDRVVLLTGASSGLGWAMAVELAAKGAKLGLMARREPQLVQLQEQLRATGATVEIAVVDVGDRDAQHAAIAELTGKLGPVDLFIANAGQGAGTTIRPFNREVQQGILRTNLLGVIDGIEAVLPTMLERRFGQIVTIASLAGLRGLPGQEAYCASKAGLIAYSEGLRIRLRSHGINVTTICPGFVHTEMTQRLAWMPFAMSAPKAATKMLRAIERNAKQMRFPLPTALLTWASKWAPDWLVARVLRSMIVD, from the coding sequence ATGCAGGTACGCGATCGCGTGGTGCTGCTGACAGGTGCATCCAGCGGGTTGGGCTGGGCGATGGCCGTGGAGTTGGCCGCGAAGGGGGCGAAACTCGGTCTCATGGCCCGCCGCGAGCCGCAACTGGTGCAATTGCAGGAACAATTGCGCGCGACCGGCGCCACCGTCGAAATCGCCGTCGTGGATGTCGGCGATCGCGATGCCCAGCATGCCGCCATTGCCGAACTGACGGGCAAACTCGGGCCGGTGGATCTGTTCATTGCCAACGCCGGGCAGGGGGCAGGCACCACCATTCGCCCGTTTAACCGCGAGGTGCAGCAAGGGATTCTGCGCACCAATCTGCTCGGCGTCATCGACGGCATCGAAGCGGTGTTGCCGACGATGTTGGAGCGGCGATTCGGGCAGATTGTCACCATCGCCAGCTTAGCCGGATTGCGCGGGCTGCCCGGTCAGGAGGCCTATTGTGCCAGCAAAGCCGGGCTGATTGCCTACAGCGAGGGGCTGCGCATTCGCCTGCGCTCGCATGGAATCAATGTGACGACGATCTGCCCGGGATTTGTGCATACGGAAATGACCCAGCGATTGGCGTGGATGCCGTTTGCGATGTCGGCCCCGAAGGCGGCGACGAAGATGCTGCGTGCCATCGAGCGGAACGCGAAGCAGATGCGCTTCCCGCTGCCGACCGCGCTGTTGACGTGGGCCTCGAAATGGGCCCCCGATTGGCTGGTAGCGCGGGTGCTGCGGAGCATGATTGTCGATTGA
- a CDS encoding serine/threonine-protein kinase has translation MGDSTHDLDAHVRMWLAIKQQNPQLELAEFCQHDSALIQAIHDRLAAAVADPAARTVAAHTTPVDTSLGGSPVTVEHSLAPGGETRRIHVPGWIANCFLPAESADELGRLGPYRIRRKLAEGGFGAVFEAEDPRLQSSVAIKVLKPAHHSPDQQARFLQEARTIRKLDSEYIVPLYAIEEHRGLWYLVMPFLRGRSLDDRLRMPSPIPMVEILRIGREIAIGLQHAHDQGLVHRDIKPGNIWLKSPNDRVQILDFGLARETESTEQMTSGHVVGTPAYMPPEQAMGQRSDARSDLFSLGCVLYQMVTGRRPFDGSTIFDIIDQILRSDPTPVITLVPSCPPGLATLIGELLEKSPECRPASAAVVAERLLAIDSAPSQATPPTSLLTILNRGILYSLGGMGLVLLGLVLMGQLVSTGIPGQPGFPIVSSMKHFPNPDGGSAVAQSAVASPAIRLQLAATLIRPRTEQQWRLDARQSNEALPARNGDLIHLEMQLNPPAYLYSFWVDGAGEVTPLYPWNPQQQITATRLTVPVVMPTRVSQINSPAAREGQIQGWPLVAPGGVETIIAMARNTPFPERFDWNAILGRLPACAVRDDREFVQLSLRPSHWLTTVALRRGPAAEAKAADGLLSSMLERLRPHVEAGEVLRFAHAP, from the coding sequence ATGGGCGATTCCACGCACGATTTGGATGCGCACGTGCGCATGTGGCTGGCGATCAAGCAGCAGAATCCGCAGTTGGAACTGGCGGAATTCTGTCAGCACGATTCGGCATTGATCCAAGCGATTCATGATCGCCTGGCCGCTGCTGTCGCCGATCCCGCCGCGCGGACCGTCGCCGCCCATACCACGCCGGTCGATACATCGCTGGGCGGTTCACCAGTGACCGTGGAGCATTCGTTGGCACCGGGTGGGGAGACGCGACGCATCCATGTTCCTGGATGGATCGCCAACTGTTTCCTTCCGGCGGAATCGGCCGATGAGTTGGGGCGACTCGGCCCCTACCGCATTCGTCGCAAATTGGCGGAAGGCGGCTTCGGGGCGGTGTTCGAAGCCGAAGATCCGCGATTGCAAAGCTCCGTCGCCATCAAAGTGCTCAAACCTGCGCATCACTCCCCGGATCAGCAAGCGCGATTCCTGCAAGAGGCCCGCACAATTCGCAAATTGGACAGCGAATATATCGTGCCGTTGTACGCCATCGAAGAACATCGCGGCCTGTGGTACTTGGTGATGCCGTTTCTGCGTGGCCGCTCGTTGGACGATCGCCTGCGCATGCCGTCGCCGATTCCGATGGTCGAAATTCTCCGCATTGGCCGCGAAATCGCCATCGGCTTGCAGCACGCACACGATCAAGGACTGGTGCATCGGGACATCAAGCCGGGGAATATCTGGCTGAAATCGCCCAACGATCGCGTGCAAATCCTCGATTTCGGACTAGCCCGCGAGACGGAATCGACGGAGCAGATGACCAGCGGCCACGTCGTGGGCACCCCCGCGTACATGCCGCCGGAACAGGCGATGGGCCAACGCTCCGATGCTCGCTCGGATTTATTCAGCTTGGGCTGTGTGCTGTATCAGATGGTCACGGGCCGCCGACCATTTGATGGATCAACGATCTTCGATATCATCGATCAAATCCTCCGCAGCGATCCCACGCCGGTCATCACCTTGGTGCCCTCGTGCCCGCCGGGATTGGCGACGCTGATTGGTGAACTGCTGGAGAAATCTCCCGAGTGTCGCCCCGCCTCCGCCGCCGTGGTCGCCGAGCGATTGCTGGCAATTGATTCCGCGCCATCGCAGGCGACTCCGCCGACGTCCCTGCTCACGATTCTGAATCGCGGAATCCTCTACAGTCTGGGTGGCATGGGATTGGTGTTGCTCGGATTGGTGCTGATGGGGCAACTGGTGAGTACCGGAATCCCGGGCCAACCCGGCTTTCCAATCGTCTCATCCATGAAGCATTTTCCGAATCCGGACGGCGGATCGGCAGTGGCGCAATCGGCGGTCGCGTCGCCTGCGATTCGCTTGCAGCTTGCGGCGACGCTGATTCGGCCGCGCACGGAGCAGCAATGGCGGCTCGATGCCCGGCAATCGAATGAGGCGCTGCCGGCTCGCAATGGCGATCTGATTCACCTGGAGATGCAGTTGAATCCGCCCGCGTATTTGTACAGTTTTTGGGTGGATGGTGCGGGCGAAGTGACGCCGTTGTACCCTTGGAATCCGCAGCAGCAAATCACCGCCACCCGGTTGACCGTGCCGGTGGTCATGCCCACCCGCGTGAGCCAAATCAACTCCCCAGCCGCGCGAGAAGGCCAGATTCAAGGCTGGCCCTTGGTCGCGCCCGGCGGCGTCGAGACGATCATCGCCATGGCCCGAAATACCCCATTTCCCGAACGATTCGATTGGAACGCGATTCTGGGCCGACTCCCCGCCTGCGCGGTGCGAGACGATCGAGAATTCGTGCAATTGTCGCTCCGGCCATCGCATTGGCTCACGACCGTGGCATTGCGACGCGGTCCCGCTGCCGAGGCGAAAGCCGCCGATGGCTTGCTGTCGTCGATGCTGGAACGCTTGCGCCCGCATGTGGAAGCCGGCGAGGTGCTGCGCTTTGCCCATGCCCCGTGA
- a CDS encoding DUF255 domain-containing protein, with translation MRLNSPGLAALALLLALTTSLSSRAADPTKAEKKHPANRLAKESSSYLLQHAHNPVDWYPWGEEAFARAKKENKLVFLSVGYSSCHWCHVMERESFASEAIAKILNTHYVCIKVDREERPDIDDIYLTSLQLMGQGGGWPMTMFLTPDGKPIFGGTYFPPDDKEIDGRKITGMKTLLDAVQETWKDDPKRLLEQADKIARATSEYLVRSTSGITLAKLDAAAIKTGADSLLEIMDPLHGGFGRKRGGFEGSKFPMPPSLAFLWQQAKKSDGENLRVQVKLTLNKIADGGIYDHLGGGFHRYSTERTWSVPHFEKMLYDNAQLVELYAKVYSDDPNPRYREVITDTLAFIEREMTDPTGGFYSALDADSDGKEGAFYVWTRDELKSAFPNDADYTLFTAALGGHGSPNFEGNAYVLKRSRSFADVAADQKLTEAELRAKLAPLKAKLLEVRASRNRPFLDRKILTAWNGMMIAGYAEAGKVLKEPKYLDAARKAADFVLTKLRSADGRLARVWAIGENGTGSAKGVAFSEDYAFVIHGLLNLFSATGERRWLDEAKSLTETVKRWHTDDRAAGYYYTANDAEKLFARSKDYHDGVQPSANSQMAANLVRLWKLTDSEDYRKAADSTIRTFGYTIENNADQVPAMLAALDRLLSEPVLPTPPANAPKDLARDSAKVVKLAALAAKPADDGTITITATLTIDKPWHVYANPVKNKTLQPTETVVAVYQGGKKLDAKVTYPASKTVEDEFTGDYEIYEGTPTITITVKPTGTGPLEVRATVSACNERSCLKSSTLQVMLP, from the coding sequence ATGCGTTTGAATTCCCCTGGCCTGGCCGCGTTGGCTCTGCTGCTTGCGCTCACCACCAGCTTGTCCAGTCGGGCCGCGGATCCCACCAAGGCCGAGAAGAAACATCCTGCCAATCGGCTGGCCAAAGAAAGCAGCTCGTATCTGCTGCAACATGCGCACAATCCCGTGGATTGGTATCCCTGGGGCGAGGAAGCGTTTGCCCGGGCCAAGAAGGAAAACAAGCTCGTCTTCCTTTCGGTGGGATATTCTTCCTGCCATTGGTGCCATGTGATGGAACGCGAGTCGTTTGCCAGCGAGGCGATTGCGAAGATTCTCAACACGCATTACGTTTGCATCAAGGTGGACCGCGAAGAACGGCCGGATATCGACGATATTTATCTCACATCGCTGCAATTGATGGGGCAAGGCGGCGGCTGGCCGATGACGATGTTTCTCACGCCGGATGGCAAGCCGATTTTCGGCGGCACCTACTTTCCGCCCGACGACAAAGAAATCGACGGCCGCAAGATCACCGGCATGAAAACGCTGCTAGACGCCGTGCAAGAAACCTGGAAAGACGATCCCAAGCGGCTGCTGGAACAAGCGGACAAGATCGCCCGGGCCACCTCGGAATATCTGGTGCGATCCACCTCGGGAATCACGCTGGCGAAGCTGGACGCGGCGGCGATCAAGACCGGGGCCGATTCGCTGTTGGAAATCATGGACCCGTTGCACGGCGGATTCGGTCGCAAACGCGGCGGATTCGAGGGGAGCAAATTCCCCATGCCGCCGTCATTGGCGTTTCTGTGGCAGCAAGCCAAGAAATCGGATGGCGAGAATCTTCGCGTTCAGGTCAAACTGACGCTCAACAAAATCGCCGATGGCGGGATTTACGATCATCTCGGCGGCGGTTTCCATCGCTATTCCACGGAGCGGACTTGGAGTGTGCCGCACTTCGAGAAGATGCTCTACGACAACGCGCAACTCGTGGAATTGTACGCCAAAGTCTATTCGGATGACCCCAATCCTCGTTACCGCGAAGTGATTACCGACACGCTCGCGTTCATCGAACGGGAGATGACCGACCCCACCGGCGGATTCTATTCCGCGCTGGATGCCGATAGCGATGGCAAAGAAGGGGCATTCTACGTCTGGACACGCGATGAGCTGAAGTCGGCGTTCCCCAACGATGCGGATTACACGCTGTTCACCGCCGCGCTCGGTGGCCATGGCTCGCCCAATTTCGAGGGCAATGCCTATGTGCTGAAGCGGTCGCGTTCGTTTGCGGATGTCGCCGCCGATCAGAAACTGACCGAAGCCGAGTTGCGTGCCAAGTTGGCCCCGCTCAAGGCGAAATTGTTGGAAGTTCGGGCATCGCGCAATCGGCCATTTCTCGATCGCAAAATTCTCACCGCCTGGAACGGCATGATGATCGCCGGATACGCCGAGGCGGGCAAGGTGCTGAAAGAGCCCAAGTATCTGGACGCCGCCCGGAAAGCCGCCGATTTCGTGCTGACCAAATTGCGATCCGCCGATGGTCGCCTGGCGCGGGTTTGGGCAATTGGCGAGAACGGCACCGGCAGCGCCAAGGGGGTGGCATTCTCAGAAGATTATGCGTTTGTCATCCACGGGTTGCTGAATCTGTTCAGCGCCACCGGCGAACGCCGCTGGTTGGATGAGGCGAAATCGCTCACCGAAACCGTCAAACGCTGGCACACCGATGATCGGGCGGCGGGCTATTACTACACGGCCAACGATGCGGAAAAACTCTTCGCACGCTCCAAAGATTATCACGATGGCGTCCAGCCGTCCGCGAATTCGCAGATGGCCGCCAATTTGGTTCGACTTTGGAAATTGACGGATTCCGAAGACTATCGCAAGGCGGCGGATTCGACAATTCGCACCTTTGGCTACACCATCGAGAACAACGCCGATCAGGTACCGGCGATGTTGGCCGCGCTCGATCGGCTGCTCAGCGAACCGGTGCTGCCCACGCCGCCCGCCAACGCCCCGAAGGATCTGGCCCGCGATTCGGCGAAGGTGGTCAAACTCGCCGCACTGGCCGCCAAGCCTGCCGACGATGGCACCATCACCATTACCGCGACGTTGACGATTGACAAGCCGTGGCACGTCTACGCCAATCCGGTGAAGAATAAGACGTTGCAGCCGACCGAGACGGTGGTGGCGGTCTATCAGGGTGGCAAGAAACTCGACGCGAAGGTGACGTACCCCGCCAGCAAAACCGTCGAAGACGAGTTCACCGGCGACTACGAAATTTACGAAGGCACGCCGACAATCACGATCACCGTGAAGCCGACCGGAACGGGGCCGCTGGAAGTGCGGGCGACCGTCTCCGCGTGCAACGAGCGGTCGTGCCTGAAATCGTCCACGCTCCAGGTGATGCTGCCTTGA
- a CDS encoding S8/S53 family peptidase has translation MRACSVRCLGRIAWVVVAILCGPVTVMAQVRTPAPPAEYDVTLRYSINADRQGRILQFARMQQGLEALKFVEIPTEDSDVADLDPTAERMLGTIPSGNALKLLELPAIRTVLVAPKGSTWNAKADTNVPVRILLEQVATPRLQLQLWTQAQNQLAKMGFSPNIGYETYAYRIIRGRLPAGQIPLLLKDLRTLPSGWLMPETPIDTLPLPLRDTLAIRLIEVAPEPMDAPPAVSFSLPPAIPPDQANLRKLEPELLAIYQDAMNNPQPVRVEIIFSATVDLQERNWRGTLLGVNPSYAIEGQVGPVVTIFLPNAALLSELAGIDEIVHIRRPRPATGTLIAPMVPKLPGDASKVDPLAITKLDKLHAKRATGQGVRIIVIDTDFTGWDAAVGKELPEGTRYLDLTAELNPELKPLPPIGPRSKVGHGTQCAMAIALAAPNSLLTLVRIEPTSVHQVLTVARSAVADPRTSEAIQLRTDELNQFRDYLARRRLTVEELSRKAADNFDDDDAGRKLRADAVAAAEQLQREETEYTERLARLDALKSELALLNDAHIICNPLVWDSGMPVDGLSPMSRYLDEAYSKVRAKFVSNSNRVQRAPIWVQAGGDSLGTTWSSIFSDANGNGVMEFAPEAAKLPQDRWSRELNFLGLRGPDGQTSLDLPANARVRITMQWREPVDPTFPDPNDQAYRRPLADLRMLLLQQRDPKGETVSSDDLSIAGVTLGQPTRLLKLNEATVYEQRLELPLPVAGRYALRVEGMIPPTIRPEGDRELSQQYRWELRPKITIEVLDGTTAAKGAIVFADFPSMIGGVGIPGDVLAPVTVGAITANHRPAIDTALGSGPGTLLLIKPDFFTYEVFPKITGLGRARGTSLASGFAAGTCASLLSAGAPQSWLLESMRHQPGTTFTIPDVWLQPRQR, from the coding sequence ATGCGTGCTTGCTCCGTGCGATGCCTGGGCCGAATCGCCTGGGTGGTGGTAGCGATTCTTTGCGGCCCGGTCACGGTCATGGCCCAAGTTCGCACACCGGCTCCCCCTGCTGAGTATGATGTCACGCTGCGCTATTCGATCAATGCCGATCGTCAGGGGCGAATTCTGCAATTCGCCCGTATGCAGCAAGGGCTTGAGGCTCTGAAATTCGTCGAAATCCCCACCGAAGATTCGGATGTGGCGGATCTCGACCCCACTGCCGAGCGCATGTTGGGTACCATTCCATCTGGCAATGCGTTGAAGTTGCTGGAACTGCCCGCCATTCGCACCGTGTTGGTCGCCCCGAAAGGCTCCACCTGGAACGCGAAGGCCGACACCAATGTGCCGGTGCGGATTCTCCTGGAGCAAGTCGCCACGCCGCGCTTGCAACTGCAACTGTGGACTCAGGCCCAAAATCAACTGGCGAAGATGGGCTTCTCCCCGAACATTGGCTACGAAACCTACGCCTATCGCATCATTCGCGGTCGATTGCCTGCGGGTCAGATCCCGTTGCTGCTGAAGGACTTGCGCACACTCCCCAGCGGTTGGCTGATGCCGGAAACGCCGATTGACACACTACCGCTTCCGCTGCGGGATACGCTGGCGATTCGTTTGATTGAGGTCGCCCCCGAACCGATGGATGCCCCGCCGGCGGTGAGCTTCTCCCTTCCGCCGGCGATTCCGCCCGATCAAGCGAATCTCCGCAAACTGGAGCCGGAACTCCTGGCCATCTATCAAGATGCGATGAATAACCCGCAGCCCGTGCGGGTCGAAATCATCTTCAGCGCCACGGTCGATCTGCAAGAACGCAACTGGCGTGGCACGCTGCTGGGCGTCAACCCGAGCTACGCCATCGAAGGGCAAGTCGGCCCCGTGGTGACGATCTTTCTGCCAAATGCCGCATTGCTCAGCGAATTGGCCGGGATTGACGAGATTGTCCACATCCGTCGCCCGCGCCCCGCGACCGGCACGCTGATCGCCCCGATGGTGCCGAAACTGCCCGGCGATGCATCGAAAGTCGATCCGCTGGCGATTACAAAATTGGACAAACTTCACGCCAAGCGCGCAACCGGTCAAGGCGTGCGAATCATCGTCATTGATACCGATTTCACCGGGTGGGATGCCGCCGTGGGCAAAGAACTCCCCGAAGGTACGCGCTACCTGGATCTCACCGCGGAACTGAATCCCGAATTGAAGCCGCTGCCGCCGATTGGCCCGCGAAGCAAAGTGGGCCACGGCACGCAATGCGCGATGGCGATTGCACTCGCGGCCCCGAATTCGCTGCTGACGCTGGTGCGAATCGAGCCGACTTCCGTGCATCAAGTGCTGACGGTGGCCCGCTCCGCCGTTGCCGATCCACGCACATCCGAAGCGATTCAACTGCGGACCGATGAACTGAATCAGTTCCGGGATTATCTGGCCCGTCGTCGATTGACGGTGGAAGAACTTTCCCGCAAAGCGGCGGACAATTTCGACGATGATGATGCCGGTCGCAAGCTGCGTGCCGATGCAGTCGCTGCGGCGGAACAACTTCAGCGGGAAGAAACCGAATACACCGAACGCCTCGCTCGCCTAGATGCACTGAAGTCGGAACTGGCGTTGCTGAACGATGCTCACATCATCTGCAATCCGTTGGTGTGGGATAGTGGCATGCCGGTGGATGGGTTGTCGCCGATGTCGCGGTATCTGGATGAAGCATATTCCAAAGTGCGGGCGAAATTCGTCTCGAACTCCAATCGTGTGCAGCGTGCCCCGATTTGGGTGCAAGCCGGCGGTGATTCGTTGGGCACCACCTGGTCGAGCATCTTTTCGGATGCCAACGGCAACGGTGTGATGGAATTCGCCCCGGAAGCCGCGAAGCTGCCGCAAGACCGCTGGAGCCGCGAATTGAACTTCCTGGGTCTGCGTGGCCCCGATGGTCAAACATCGCTGGATCTCCCGGCCAATGCCCGAGTTCGGATCACCATGCAATGGCGGGAACCGGTCGATCCGACCTTCCCCGATCCGAACGATCAGGCGTACCGTCGGCCGCTCGCGGACTTGCGAATGCTGTTGTTGCAACAGCGTGATCCGAAGGGCGAAACGGTCTCCAGCGACGATCTGAGCATCGCCGGTGTGACACTCGGCCAACCGACACGCCTGCTGAAGCTCAACGAAGCGACTGTCTACGAACAACGATTGGAATTGCCGTTGCCGGTCGCGGGTCGCTACGCACTGCGAGTCGAAGGGATGATCCCGCCGACCATCCGCCCGGAAGGTGACCGCGAACTCAGCCAGCAATACCGCTGGGAACTTCGCCCGAAGATCACCATCGAAGTGCTGGATGGCACCACCGCCGCCAAGGGAGCGATTGTGTTCGCCGACTTCCCGTCGATGATCGGCGGGGTTGGGATTCCGGGGGATGTGCTGGCGCCGGTGACGGTTGGTGCGATCACGGCGAATCATCGTCCGGCCATCGACACCGCACTGGGATCGGGACCGGGGACGCTCCTGCTGATTAAGCCGGACTTCTTCACCTACGAGGTGTTCCCGAAGATCACCGGCCTGGGCCGCGCTCGTGGCACCTCCTTGGCGTCGGGATTCGCCGCCGGAACCTGTGCCAGTCTGCTGAGTGCGGGTGCGCCGCAATCGTGGCTGCTGGAATCGATGCGCCATCAACCGGGAACCACGTTCACCATCCCGGATGTCTGGCTGCAACCGCGTCAGCGTTAA
- a CDS encoding alpha/beta hydrolase: MPRSNLSWQLSRPAEGYYSSELRSRPSLPVRTFLPVGYEPNYPYPLLVFFHGQGSNEDQILRLAPRLSRRNYICISVRGPEILGHKADGRGSYGWGTEGQFDAETESYVLSAIEQTQRSYHIHSERIFLAGFCEGATPAYRLGLSMPDRIGGIIALNGRLPKATTSSPLFRLPEIRNLPVFLGHGIANSVVPLTHAKQDFRLLYSAGVDVTLRTYPTNHKLHTTMLGDIDQWIIDRVNAELDQLIID; the protein is encoded by the coding sequence ATGCCGCGAAGCAACCTTTCCTGGCAATTGTCCCGTCCCGCCGAGGGGTATTACTCTTCGGAACTCCGGTCCCGGCCGTCGTTGCCGGTGCGGACATTTTTGCCCGTCGGCTACGAACCGAACTATCCCTATCCCCTGCTCGTGTTCTTTCACGGCCAAGGGAGCAATGAAGACCAGATTTTGCGGTTGGCTCCGCGATTGAGCCGTCGCAATTATATTTGCATCAGCGTGCGTGGCCCGGAAATCCTCGGTCACAAAGCCGATGGTCGGGGCAGCTACGGCTGGGGCACCGAAGGCCAATTCGACGCCGAGACCGAATCCTACGTTCTCAGCGCCATCGAACAAACCCAACGCTCGTACCATATTCATTCCGAGCGGATCTTCCTGGCGGGCTTCTGCGAAGGGGCCACCCCAGCGTATCGACTCGGACTGAGCATGCCGGACCGCATCGGCGGCATCATCGCCCTCAACGGCCGACTGCCCAAGGCCACGACCAGCTCGCCGCTGTTCCGCCTGCCGGAAATTCGCAATCTTCCGGTGTTCCTGGGCCACGGTATCGCCAACTCGGTGGTGCCCCTGACCCACGCCAAGCAAGACTTCCGGCTGCTGTATTCCGCCGGGGTCGATGTCACGCTGCGGACCTATCCCACCAACCACAAACTGCATACGACGATGTTGGGGGATATTGACCAATGGATTATCGATCGTGTGAATGCGGAGCTTGACCAACTGATCATCGACTAA